One Janthinobacterium sp. TB1-E2 genomic region harbors:
- the grxC gene encoding glutaredoxin 3 yields MTVPVIVYSTAVCPYCVRAERLLESKGVAVQKIRVDLDPEERIKMMERTGRRTVPQIYVGDTHVGGFDDLYALDQAGKLDPLLNGTAA; encoded by the coding sequence ATGACTGTCCCCGTAATTGTGTATAGCACCGCCGTGTGCCCGTATTGCGTGCGCGCCGAGCGCCTGCTGGAATCGAAGGGCGTCGCGGTGCAAAAGATCCGCGTCGACCTCGACCCGGAAGAGCGCATCAAGATGATGGAACGCACGGGCCGCCGCACGGTGCCGCAAATCTATGTGGGCGACACCCACGTGGGCGGATTCGACGATTTGTATGCGCTCGATCAAGCTGGCAAGCTCGACCCCTTGTTAAATGGCACGGCAGCCTGA
- a CDS encoding rhodanese-like domain-containing protein: protein MKFIIDHIFLFAIVIISGGALLWPLLSMRGKRATVLEVTQLINRGKSVIVDVRSAEEFATGHLPEAKNIPLPELSKRLGELEKFKTRPIVVVCQKGSRSATAVGLLGKAGFAEATSLEGGLDEWKKQGLPLKTLSLAK, encoded by the coding sequence GTGAAATTCATTATCGACCACATTTTTCTGTTTGCCATCGTCATTATTTCCGGCGGCGCCCTCCTCTGGCCACTGCTGTCGATGCGCGGCAAGCGCGCGACCGTGCTGGAAGTCACGCAACTGATCAACCGCGGCAAGAGCGTCATCGTCGATGTGCGCAGCGCGGAAGAATTCGCCACGGGCCACTTGCCTGAAGCAAAAAATATTCCGCTGCCGGAACTGTCAAAACGCCTGGGCGAGCTGGAAAAATTCAAAACGCGCCCCATTGTAGTGGTTTGCCAGAAAGGTTCGCGTTCGGCAACCGCCGTCGGCCTGCTGGGCAAAGCTGGTTTCGCTGAGGCAACGAGCCTGGAAGGCGGCCTCGACGAATGGAAAAAGCAAGGTTTGCCATTGAAAACCTTGTCGCTGGCGAAGTAA